The DNA window TAGCGCACCGACGACGAGGCCATCCAACGAGACACGCCTAGGATTGATCCTCGTAGGAGGCGAGATGGAGCAGGTCCTACAGGAGATCATCCAGGCGCGGCTCGGCGAGGAGAAGAAGCTCGGCGAGCAGGCGGGCGTCATGATCACGGCCGCTTGCCATAGCGAAGAGGCACTCGCCGCGGCTCTCGGTGGTGAAACGATTCCCGGCGAGACTCAACCCCGATCCGAGACCGTGGATGGTCGCTACCCCGCGCTCCTGCAGTCGATACGGGTGGAGGGATTCCGCGGCGTGGGGCCCGAAGCGACCCTGGAGATCTCACCCGGCCCGGGCCTGACCCTCGTGGTCGGTCGAAATGGGAGCGGCAAGTCGAGTTTCGCCGAGGCCCTCGAGCTTCTGCTTACCGGCAGCAACAGTCGGTGGAGCACGCGATCGGCGATTTGGAAGGAAGGGTGGCGCAACCTTCACCACTCCGATGCGCGCATCGACGCCGAATTCGTGTTGGAAGGCTCGAAAGGCACGACACTGATCTCTCGGAGTTGGGCCCCCGGGGCAAAGCTGGAGGAGGCCGAGACGCTGGTCACGGGCTCCGGTTCCGAGGCGTCGACGATCGATGACCTCGGATGGGCCGCTGCGGTCGAGATGTACCGCCCGTTCTTGAGCTACAGCGAGTTGGGATCGATGCTCGACGCCGGTCCATCCGCGCTGTACGACGCCCTTTCCGCGATCCTCGGACTCGAGGACTTGGTCGTCGCCGAGGGTCGTCTCAAAGAAGCGGCCAAGCAGAGAAAGAAGCTCGGCGACGACGCGAAGTCGTCTCTCGCGCCCCTGCTCGAGCGCCTGGGCGAGATCGAAGACGAGCGAGCTCGCGCCTGTCTCGAGGCGCTCTCAGGGAAGACGTGGAACCTCGACACCGTCGAACGGTCCGTGATCGGGCCCGAGTACTCGTTGCAGGAGGAGACCGAGGGAGCGGCACTCCGGCAACTCTCGACTCTGGAGGGGCCGAGCGCTGACGAGGTGGCGATCGCCGCAGAAGGGCTCGAGGCCGCATCGGCCGCCATCGCCCAATTCGGTGGCACGGAGGCCCAAAAGGCGCTTCAGACCGCAGAGCTGTTGGAGTCCGCGCTTCGGTTCCACGCCGATCACGGCGATCAGGACTGTCCGGTCTGCGGCAAGGGAGAGTTGGACCGGACCTGGCGGGACGAGACAGAGAATGAGGTCGCCCGGCTGCGGACGGTTGCCGAACAGGCGGACCTTGCGCATCGGCTCCGGGACGAGGCGATGAAGAGCGCCAAGTCCCTCATGCTTGCGCCTCCGTCGCTCCTTTCCAGCGCGTCGGCTCTCGGGATCAGCGTCGATGACTTGATGAGCGCGTGGAAGTCGTGGACTACGGGTGCCTCCCTCGATGATGCCGAGCCGTTAGCAGAGCATCTGCGCACCGCACATGCGTCTCTGGTCCGCGAGATCGAAGCAGTACGCGACGCTGCGGCCAAGGAACTGCAGACACGCGAGGACATCTGGAGACCCGTGGCCGCCGAGCTGGCGGCGTGGCTCGACGACGCCAGGCAGGCGCAGCGGGGTGAGGCTCAGCTCGACGACCTGAGGGCCGCCGAGAAGTGGCTGCGCGCGGCGTCGGCGGAGGTCCGCAACGAGCGGTTCGCGCCCATCGCCGATCTCGCTCAGAGCGTGTGGGAGACGCTGCGCATGCAGAGCAACGTCGAGCTCAAGAAGATCGTCCTCACCGGGGCGGGTTCGGCCCGCAAGGTCGTGCTCGAGGTCACCGTTGATGGCATGGAGGGGGCAGCGCTTGGAGTCATGAGTCAGGGAGAGCTCAACTCGCTCGCTCTGAGTCTGTTCATGCCGCGCGCGACGCTGCCCGAGAGTCCCTTCCGTTTCGTGGTGATCGACGATCCGGTTCAGTCGATGGATCCGGCCCGCGTCGACGGGTTAGCACGGGTCCTCCAGAACGCGGCCCGCTCTCGACAGGTCGTCGTGTTCACTCATGACGACCGGCTCGCCAGGTCCTGCAGGCTCCTGGGGATCGATGCGAAGATGGTCGAGGTGACGCGCCGGGCCGAATCGGTCGTCGAGCTGCGGCCGGGCCTCGATCCCGTGGGGCGGTATTGCGCCGATGCGTGGGCCATCGCCAACAGCGAGGACATCGACGCCGCGGTGGTATCCCGAGTTGTCGGTGTGTTCTGTCGGTCGGCGATCGAAGCCGCATGCGCCGACGCGATCACGCGAAGGCGCCTTGCCGCAGGGGAGGACTATGCAGCCATCGAGGCTCTCTTGGATTCCACGAAGGGACTAGCGCCGTTGTTGGCGCTGGCCCTGTTCGACGACATGTCTCGCACGAAGGACGTTGTGTCGAGACTCGACAAGGGGATCGGACGTTGGGCGGTGTCTGCCTATCGGGGAGTGCAGGACGCGTCTCACAAACCCGTGGCTCGTGACGTGCTTTTGAACTTGGTGAGGGATAGCGAACGATTGGCACGGGGACTGGTGCAGCTTCCGTGAACGAGCTGACCACGAGGGAGATCCTCTACCGAGCGATCGACCTGCTCGAGCGACCAACCTCGGAGACAGTTGGTCTTTGGCCGCGGGCGAGCGCGGTGCTGGCGCGCCAGGCTCTCGAACGCGGCCTCACCGAGACGCTGTCTGCGAGGGTAGAAGGAATCCACAGGGCACCCGTAACGGCGCAACTTCTCTTCCTGAGGCTCTTCCTGGAGGACACGGCGAGGGCGGAGGAAGTGCATCTCGCGTGGTGGGCGCTGTCGCGAGCGTGTCACCACCTGTCCTACGAGCTCCCCCCGACGGCGGCGGAGTTGCGTGCGTTGATCGACGTCGTAGATCGTTTCGTCGAGGCGTCCTAGGGAGCGTTCGAAGTGCCGAGCCGAGTCGAGACGCTCGCACTTGTGTTCACCGACATCGAGGGATCGACCAACCTGCTCCGAAATCTCGGAGCGCGGTACCGCACGCTGCTCATGGACCACAGACGCCTTCTCAAGACGGCGTTCGAGCGTTTTGGGGGACGACTGCTCGGATCACAAGGCGACTCGCTGTTCGCGGTCTTTCCCAACGCGAGGGACGCGCTCCTTGCCGCAGCGGAGGGCCAGCTCGCCCTCAGTGAGGCGCAGTGGCCCGATGGGATCGCATTGCGAGTCCGGATGGGAATCCACTTCGGCGACGTGATCGCCGAGGAGGACGAGTACGTGGGCCTGGCGATCCATCAAGCCTCCCGCGTCAGCGACGCCGCTCACGGAAACCAGATCCTGCTGTCGGAGACAACTCGGCTGGCCGCCGGCGATGGTCTCGTGGGCGACATCACGCTGGAGCCGGTGGGCCAGTTCCGTATGAAGGACTTCCCGGAGCCGCAATGGCTGTTTCAGCTGCGCCATCCGAGACTGCCCTCCGACTTTCCTCCTCCTCGCACCGCAGGTGCGCCAACTCACAACCTGCCCAGGAACTTCACCTCATTCGTCGGACGTGATCGTGAGTTGAAGGACGTGATCGACCTTCTACAAGCAAACCGGCTGATCACGTTGACCGGCCCCGGGGGAAGCGGAAAGACCCGGCTGGCGATCGAGGCAGCGGCGGCGTCGCTGACGCTTCGGCCGGGAGGAATCTGGTTCGTCGACCTGGCGCCGGTTTCCGATCCTGATCTGGTGTTGGCCACGGCGGCCGAGGCCATGAATCTCACGGAGACCCAGCGGCATGGTCTCGACGCCGCGATCATCGAGTTCCTGTCGCGCGGAAGCCCTCTCCTGATCCTCGACAACTGCGAGCATCTGATCGGTGCCTGCTCCGATCTCGTGGAGCGATGGCTCGCGTCGTGCCCGTCACTGACGATTCTGGTCACGGCTCGGGAGCCGCTGGGAATCGCCGGCGAGATCATCCGACGTGTCCCGGGGCTCGACGCTGGGGTCGACCGAGATGGATCGAGATCGTCCGAGGCAGTTCAGCTCTTCGTGGACAGGGCCTCGGCACACGATCCCGAATTCGAGCCCACCGACGAAGAGCTCGACCTGATCGCGCAGTTGGCGCGCCGTTTGGACGGAATCCCGCTGGCCATCGAGATGGCCGCGGGTCTGATCGGAACACTCGACGTAGGAGCGATCGTCTCGCGTCTCGACGATCGCTTTCGGCTCCTCACGGAGGGCAGCGGCAGCAGACTGGGGCGCCAACAGACGCTGTTGGCCACTGTCGAGTGGAGCCACGACTTGCTGCGTCCGACCGAGCAGATCCTGCTCCGCCGCCTGGCCACGATGTCGGGATCGTTCGCACTCGACGCCGTCGATGCGATCTGTGGGGGCGACGGTGTTGATCGTGCGGCGATCGTCCAGCTACTGCGCCGTCTGGTGGCCGCGTCCTGGGTGACCAAAGAAAGGGCGGACGGCCAGACGAGATATCGAATGCTCGAGACGTCGCGTCAGTACGCGTTGGAAAGACTCATCGCGTCATCGGAGGCGGAGAGACTTCGCAAACGGCACGGTGAATGGTTCCTTGACCTCGCAGAAGACGCGGCCACGTTCCTTCTCGGGGGGCCCGAGCAGGCGAACTGGTTCGATCGCATCGAGCTGGAGCTGGACAACCTGAGGGCCGCGTTGGCGTGGAGTCTCGGTGAAGGCGACGCGACGATCGCACTGAGGATCAGTACGGCGTTGGCGCGGTTTTGGGAGGTGCGAGGCCATTGGACGGAAGCTCTCCGCTCGTTCGAGGAAGCGCTCGAACGCACGTCGGGAGCATCCGACGATCTGCGCGCTCCCGCGTTGGTGTCGGCATCATTCATGGCCTTCTATCGGGGGAATCTGGACGCGGCACGAGCCTTGGCCGATGAGGGGCTCGCGGCCGCGAGCCGGGTCGGCGACGAGGTCTCCGAAGCCCGTGGTATGCGTTTCCTCGCGGTTACCGAGCAACAGTCCGGCAACAAGGATGCAGCGCTCAGTTGGGCGAACCGCGCGGTCGAGTTGAGCCGCAAGACCGGCGTCGGCGCGGATCTCGCGTTCGCCATCCAGGTGTTGGGACGCCTTACCTCAGATCCCGATGATGCCGGCGCTCTCTTCAGGGAGGGCCTCTCCGTCGCCCGAACCGCGAGGGACGGCGTGTCTCAGATCTATCTGTTGTACGCGCTGGGTCAGCTCGCGATCCGCAAACAGGAGGAAGCCGAGGCGCGAGAACTCTTCACCGAGGCGTTGGGGATCGCACATCGGTTGCGAGAACGATGGATGGCCATGAACGTGCTCGTGGCGCTGTCGCAGGTGAGCGAGGAGATCGACGCGGGTTCGGCGGTGGAGGAGATGATCGGGCTTCTCCGCCAGATGGGCAATCGGCTCATGCTCGTGCGATGGCTTCGTCAGCTGGCCTACCTGCGGAGGATCGAAGGTGACACCGTCGGCGCGCGGCGATTCGTGGACGAGGCCCTTTCGGTGATCGAGCAGGAGGGGACCGACGAGGCGGAGGTCCTGGGTCACTACATCCTGGCCGGGCAGCTCGACGAGGGGGAGGGCGATCACCGTTCCGCTCTGCGGGAGTTCCAGGCTGGCGTTGGTCTCGCGCACAAGCTCGGATCGAAATGGGAAGTGACGTTTGGTCTCGGAGGCGTCGGACGGCAGCTGGCTCTGATCGGAGATCACGTGACTGCGGCGATCGTCCTGGGGGCCGCGGAGGCGTTTCGAGAGAGCGTTGGTATGCAACCCGCACCGCGCCGGGCGGAGGTCCTTCGTCAGACCAACGGGGACTTGGCTCAGGTCCTCGGCGATGCCGAATTCGAGCGCCTGTGGGAACAGGGTCGGCGGATGTCGTTCGATGATGTCTTGGCGCTCGCGACGGAGAGGTGACGTCGGTGTTCGCTCAGGCGGTGTCGATCGGCAACGGCGCTCGCATACCGCTCGTCGGCCTCGGGACGTGGGCGCTGCGGGGCCGATCCGGACAGGGGGTCATGCGGCGCGCGCTCGATGTCGGCTACCGGCACCTGGACACCGCCCGCGTGTACCGCAACGAGGAGGAGGTTGGCCGAGCCGTCCGCGACAGCGGCATCGCTCGTGAGGACGTGTTCATCACCACCAAGCTCCCGCCGGATCGTGCCGGTCGCGCACGGGAGACGCTCTCCGCGAGCCTCGCGGATCTCGACACGGAGTACGTCGATCTCTGGCTCATCCATTGGCCGCCGGGCGGGGCGTCGCCGGAGACCTGGCGCGAGCTCGTGGCGGCTCGTCAGGAGGGCCGGGCCCGAGCGGTCGGGGTGAGCAACTATTCGATCGCCCAGATCGACCAACTGATCGAGTCGTCCGGCGAGGCGCCGGCCGTCAACCAAGTCAAGTGGAGCCCGTCCCTTCACGATCCGGTCGAGCTCGCCGCTCACCGCGAACGCGGAATCGTTCTCGAGGGCTACAGCCCGTTCAAGACCACGTCACTCCGGCACCCCACGCTGGTCGAGATCGCGAACGCTCACGGCGTGACGCCGGCGCAGGTCGTGGTGCGGTGGCACGTCCAGCACGAGATCGTCGTGATCCCCAAGACGGCGCACCTGGATCGCCTCGAGACCAACAGTGACGTCGAGGGCTTCGAGCTGAACGCGGCCGAGATGACTCGGATCGACGGGATGTCCAAGCGATAGCGCTGAGCGCTAGATCGGGGCGCTGCAGACGAGCAGCAGGTATTCGTAGGGGTCGACCGCATCTCCGTTCTCCGGGTGCCACTCGAAGTGGTCGTGCGGGCCGCTCGAGTGGCCGGTGGACCCCACATAGCCAATGACGTCTCCGGTCTCGACCGGGCCGAGCGTGCCGAGCCGGGATAGGTGTGCGTTGTACACGTAGCCGTACTCGCCGTGGACGTACACCCCGAGCCCGCCGAGCCTGCTGTGGGAAACGGAGGCCACGCCGTCGAACGGCGCGAGGATCGGGGTTCCCATGGCGGCCATGATGTCGTCGCCCTGGTGGAGGTGGGTCCCGCCCTTCGGGTCGCGACGGAGGTCGCCGAAGTTGTCGGCGATGGCGTGCGGGCCTCCCAGGGGACACACCGCGAACGGCCGGAGGAGCGAGATCTCGATCTGGATCTGCTCGATCCGTCCGCGTAGCCCGGCGACCAGTCGTCGGGACTTCGCCATCTTGCGTTGGAGCTCGTTGCGCTTCGTCTCCAGGCTTTGCTTCTGGAGCTCGACGAGCTGGCGGCCATGCACGACCTCGGTCTCGATCTGCGCGAGGCGATCTGCGGTTGCCTGGACCTGCCTGGCGAGCACGGCGTCGCGACGGTTCATCTCGCCAAGGAACGACATCCGCGCGGCGGCATTCGCGGCCGACGTCGCCGTGAGTAGGTAGAGGATCGGCACGCCGCCGGACATGTAGGCCTCGCGGCTGCGCTGGTCGAGCTTGGCCTGCAGCAGCGCACCGCGGATCTGGAGCTTCCTCATCTGCCGCTGGAGCTCGGCGAGGCGGGCCTCCATCCGCAGGATCTTCCCCTCTGCCCGCGCGATGCGCGTGGCCAAACGGTTCATCTCCTTTTGCAGAACGCTGATCTTGTGTATCTGAGCGCGGTACCGGTCCCTGGCCTTGTGCAGCTCGTGCTTGCTCTTCTTCAGTTCCTGCTTGGTCTCGGTCAGCACTTCGTCGTCGGCCGAGACGATCCCGGAGAGAACGACCGAGGCAATGGAGGCAAACATGAGAAGCGCGGCCACTACCGCCACGATCTGGCGCGCGCGCGGCGCGTGCTCTTGGAGCTCCCTCGGACGCGACATGTCGGCCTCATCGCTGCCGTTTGTCCGGGGACGCTCGTGATAGGTCATGCACCCGACCATCGGCAGACCCAGAGATCGCCTGAAGGACGTCGGTGAACGGTGTCTGGGCGTACGGAGACTGAGGGTTGACTACTCGAGCAATCGCGCTCCGCTGAGCTCGGCCGCGGGCGTCTCGAGCGCGCGCCTGAGGCCGTCCGGGACCTCGGGGAGCGGGACGCTCCTGAGTGTCGGCCCACCGTCGTCGCCGCGACTCGCCTCCAGGGCGAGCCGCAGGTTCGGGTCGACGTTCGGAAAGTCCGAGCGACGATGCGCTCCGCGGCTCTCTCGCCGGGCTCGCGCGCCCAGCAGCGTCGCGCGGGCGGTCAGGAGCGCTGCCCGCAGGTCGAAGAGATGACCGAGATCCGCCCACCCCTCCTCGTTCGGGCTCACGTCGACGTCGTGCGCGGCCTCCGAGATCGCGTCCAATTCCGCCAACGCGCGGTCCAGCCCCTCGGCGTCGCGCACGACGCCGCAGAACCGCCACATCGCGTCGCGGACGGCACGCTGCATCGGCCGCGCGAGCTCGTCGCCCTTTCGGACGGAACGGTCGACCTCCTCGTCCGCCTCCGCGATCACGCTGCGCGGATGGACGGAGACGTCTCGTGAGGCGGCCATACGCGCGGCGTGCTGGCCCGCGCGGCGGCCGAACACGAGGACCTCGGCGAGCGAGTTGCCGCCGAGTCGGTTCGCGCCGTGCACTCCCGACGTCAGCTCGCCGGCCGCGAACAGCCCCTCAAGGTCCGTCGCCGTGGTTTCGGGGTCGACGACAACACCGCCCATGGAGTAGTGCGCGGTCGGCGCGACCTCCATCGGCTCGCGAGAGATGTCGAGCATCTCGAACTCGACGAACTGACGGTACATTCGCGGGAGCTTCTCGAGGATCGTCGACTTCGGAAGATGCGACACGTCGAGGAAGACGCCACCGTGTGGGCCACCGCGGCCCTCGGCGATCTCGGTGTAGTTCGCCAGCGCCACGCGGTCGCGCGTTGACAGCTCGAGGCGCTGCGGGTCGTATCGCTGCATGTACCGCTCGCCCTGCGCGTTCGTCAGGCGGCCGCCTTCACCGCGGACGGCCTCGGTCACGAGCGTGCCGGCAACCTCTTCGGGCCACAGCATCCCGGTTGGGTGGAACTGCACGAGCTCCATGTGCGCGAGACGGCAGCCCGCGTCGAACGCGAGCGCCATGCCCTCCCCGTAGTTCTCGTCTCGGCGCGAGCTGGACCGACGCCAGATTCGGGTGTGACCTCCCGTCGCCAGGACAACTGCGTCCGCGAGCAGCACGAGGCGCTCACCGGTCGTGAGATCGACCGCGTATGCGCCGAAGCACGTTCCGTCCGTAACGAGGAGGCGTGTCACGTACACGCCCTCGAGTACCGGAACGCCGAGCTCCGACACGCGCCGTCCCAGCGTGCGAACGATCGCGCGGCCGGTCCAGTCGCCGGCGTAGCACGTCCGGCGGTACGTGTGGGCGCCGAAGAACCGCTGGTCGATCTTCCCGTCCGCGGTCCGCGCGAACGGACAGCCCCAATCCGCGAGCTCGAGAACCGCTACCGGTGACTCCTCGACGAGGATCTCGATCATGCGAGGGTCGCCCAACTCGTAGCCGTCGCGGTAGGTGTCGGCGAAGTGCTGCTCGATCGAGTCCTCGGGATCGCGAGTGCCGAGGACCGCGTTGACGCCGCCGGCCGCCAGCACGGTGTGCGCGTCGTTCCGGGCGCGCTTGCCGACGATCAGCACGTCCGCGCCCGCCTGCGTCGCGGCGATCGCGGCACGTAGCCCGGCGCCGCCGGCGCCGATGATCAGGACGTTCGTCGGTCGTGTTCGGGTGGCGCTCACGTCCTAACCCTCAGCGCAATGGACACTCTCCACGATACGGCCGCTCCGACGTATGTGCCCTCCGGCACGACGAGCTCGAGTTGGCCGACAACCCGCCGGACGTGGACGAGCTTCGTGAACATCGCGATCGAGTTGCCCCCCGGCACGGATGTCGTGCCGTATGCGGAGCGGGCGCCACGTGGTGGATGACGGGCTCGAGCCGAGAGTCTCGCTCGAACGGTCCGCGGTGTGATTCGAGATGGCCCGGCGTAGTAGATGCTTCATGGACCATAGCCCTTTGGCTGGGCTACTCTCGTCCCCTCATGGCGACGCACATGGCTGAGATCTCCCCGCCGCCGGCCTAGCGAGTACTGGCCGGGGTGGCGCTCTGGCCGCACGGGTTGCGGCTTCCGGCGCACGGCTTCATCGAAGGGGACCGGAGTCCCACCGTCCCTCGACACCGATGAGAGGAGATCGTCATGAGCGGTTCGCTAGTCGACGTCGCGTTCGCGCACACTGCGTGGGCGACCTTGCAGGTGATCGATGCATGTCTTGATTTGAGCGACGAGCAGCTCCGGACCAACGTCCTCGGCACACGCGGGCCGATCATCGAGACGCTTCGCCACATCGTCACCGGCGACGCGCAGGACCTCTTCATCCTCACCGCTGACCCCACGTTCGACATGGACTTCGAAGGCGTGTCGCTTCCCGAGCTTCGTGTGGCCATGGAAGGGATCGGCGCGGGATGGTCCAGGTTCATCTCGAGTCCCATCGATCCGGACGCGATGGTCCGAGAGGTCGACAGCACCGACGGGTACGAACGGACGGCTCCCGTCGCGTTCCGACTCGCGGGGACGCTGGAACACGGCACTGACCACCGGAGCCAGATCTGCACGGCGTTGACGAGCCTTGGCATCGAACCGCCGGCGGTGGATGTCATGAGCTACGGGATCGACGTGCACCGGGTCATGGAGAAGCTGCCGGGCTAGCCAACTCGAGGCCGCAGGGCTGGTGCTCCCGTTCCGGCGCTTCAGCGCGAGCGGAGCGCACGTTCAAGTCGGTCGAGTGACCGCTCGTCCGGCGCCTTGAAGCCGAGGACGACATCGTCGACGCCGAGCGTCTCGTACGCGTCGATGAGTTCCGGGAGCGGCACCAGCCCGATCCGCATCGGCGGGGTCTAACGAGACATCAAAGCTGATCTCGTTGACGTCCCACGGCGTTCTGATCGGGGAGAATCCTCAAGCTTCCATGCCGCTTGAACCGGGTCAGCCCGCCAGAGGAAACGCGTTCGCTTCGGAGAAAGAGGAGGTCTTAGGAAATGGCACGCAAGATCTACGTCGGGCTTGCTTGGCTGTTCGTTGTCGCCGTCGGCGTCCAGTTCTTCCTCGCCGGTCTCGGCGTGCTGGGCGGCGAGAGCATTGAGGCGCACCGACAGTGGGGGTTCATCGTGCTGCACCTCGTCCCGATCCTGATGTTCATCACCGCGATCGTCGGCCGCATGGGACGAACCGTTCTCATCCTGACAGGTGCGCTCTTCCTGCTCGTGTTCGTGCAGCCGATCTTCGCCGACCCGGAGCTCGATCCTCAGTGGCTGCGGTCGCTCCACGTGCTCAATGCCCTGTTCATCGTCGCCCTCGGCATCCATCTGATACAGCGGGAGAGGGGACGCTCCGAGAGGATGCCCGTCAGAGCATGAGCATCGGACGCGTGCGGCCTAGAGAAGCTCGGTGGTGACGATGACGATTTCGTCGTCACCCGTGTTGTGGAGCGCGTGAGTCTGGGGGAGGGTCTCGGAGCCGATCCACAACGCGGCGCCTGGTTCGAGCGTGAAGTGCTCCAGGGCGTTCCCGTCCGCATCGACCGTGTCGCCGCTCGAGCCGCGGACGACCACCGATAGGTACGGCCGCCTATGCAGATGCATGGGACCGGTCGCGCCCGCAGGAACGCGGTGCTCCCAGATCCGCACCCGGTCGTTCTCTAGCATCAGGGCGGTTCCGAGGTCTTCAGACACGTCCATTCAATGCCTGCCCCTGCTTCATCAGGTCGACGCGCGCGACGGTAGCACGCTGGGGTCGTCGGCCTCCTCGACCGCTGTTGCCCGTTCGCTAGCCTCGGCGGCGCCGAATGTTCTGGCGTTGGCGCCACGAGTGGCCCTCGCCCTCGATGGCAATCCTGAGACCCGTCGGCATATGCAGTCCGCGGGGATCGACGTTCGCACCCACAGCGGTGACGAGATAGTCGAAGGGCGGCGGCGGGCCGACGTGCCTGACGCGCCCGCTTGTTCGTGGCTGAGGCTGTCCGGCGGGGCATTCAGCGCTGAGGGGTTTTACTTGCACTGAAACTGGCTTTACGCCTATAAAGGCGCACTCAGCATCCTTGTGGGGGAGGAGGGGACGCGACCTGCGGGCGATGCGATCGATCGACGACGCTCTCACCATCCGGGATGGCCACCTGTTCATCGAGGGCGTGGATTGCGTCGCGCTCGCGAACAGGTTCGGCACGCCCCTGTTCGTCGTTTCTGAGGATCAGTTGCGTCGGAACGCGCGAGCGTTCGTCCGGGCGTTCGAGGACAACTGGAGCGAAGGACCGGTCCGTATCCTGCCCTCCATCAAGGCGAATTTTGCGCTCGCACTTCGTCACATTCTCACTGACGAAGGCATGGGCTGCGACACGTTCGGGTCGTCGGAGCTTGCCGCGGCGCTCCGCGGCGGAGTGCCACCGGACCTGATCTCGGTCAACGGATCGGGCAAGACGGCATCGCTGATCGGCGACGCCGTCGGCGCGGGCGCGCGGATCACGATCGACGCGGCCCGTGAGCTTCCTCTTGTGGAGGAGGCTGCCCATCGCCTCGGGAAACGGGCGACGGTTCGCCTGCGGCTCAGGCCCGATCTGTCCGACCTCTCCGAGCCGACCGACTTCTCGGGTGACGAGATCTCCGTTGCGGAAGCGACCCGGTCGTACAAAGCCGGTGTTCCCGCGGACGACGTCATCGCCCTCGGCAGGAAGGCAATCTCGTCCGATGGCGTGGACCTGTCGGGTATCCACGTCCACCTCCCGCGGCATCGCTCGGAAACCGCCATGTATCACCGGCTGATCGGCGCGCTCGTCGAGCTTCTGGCCGAGCTGCGACGTGAATGGGATGGATGGTTGCCAAGGGAGATCGATCTCGGCGGTGGGTTC is part of the Actinomycetota bacterium genome and encodes:
- a CDS encoding DUF6220 domain-containing protein, with the protein product MARKIYVGLAWLFVVAVGVQFFLAGLGVLGGESIEAHRQWGFIVLHLVPILMFITAIVGRMGRTVLILTGALFLLVFVQPIFADPELDPQWLRSLHVLNALFIVALGIHLIQRERGRSERMPVRA
- a CDS encoding DinB family protein — protein: MSGSLVDVAFAHTAWATLQVIDACLDLSDEQLRTNVLGTRGPIIETLRHIVTGDAQDLFILTADPTFDMDFEGVSLPELRVAMEGIGAGWSRFISSPIDPDAMVREVDSTDGYERTAPVAFRLAGTLEHGTDHRSQICTALTSLGIEPPAVDVMSYGIDVHRVMEKLPG